In the Longimicrobium sp. genome, one interval contains:
- a CDS encoding response regulator → MPKTILLVDDHEDNRVALLAVLEREGYGTLDAANGQEAVELVRQHMPDLVLMDLAMPVMDGRQAMRVLRDDPRTASVPIVVLTAMALSVDRDRMIAEGFDGLLIKPCMPPHLLQEVRAMIGPPEEAPG, encoded by the coding sequence ATGCCCAAGACGATCCTTCTCGTCGACGACCACGAAGACAACCGGGTGGCCCTGCTGGCCGTGCTGGAGCGCGAGGGGTATGGCACCCTCGACGCCGCCAACGGCCAGGAGGCGGTGGAGCTGGTGCGCCAGCACATGCCCGACCTGGTGCTGATGGACCTGGCGATGCCGGTGATGGACGGGCGCCAGGCCATGCGCGTGCTGCGCGACGACCCGCGCACCGCGAGCGTGCCCATCGTGGTGCTCACGGCCATGGCGCTTTCGGTAGATCGGGACCGCATGATCGCGGAAGGCTTCGATGGCCTGCTGATCAAGCCCTGCATGCCGCCGCACCTGCTGCAGGAGGTGCGTGCCATGATCGGCCCGCCGGAAGAAGCACCCGGCTGA
- a CDS encoding DUF488 domain-containing protein codes for MAIFTIGHSTRTTAEFLELLRDNGVQLLVDVRRFPGSRRHPQFGRDELAAALAEAGIGYRHEEALGGRRTTERGAAPSPNTAWRHAAFRAYADYTATPTFQAALQRLMDDARERTPAIMCAEAVPWRCHRRLITDALLARGVPVADIIGPGPAAEARLSPHAVVHADGLVTYPATPQQDLFG; via the coding sequence GTGGCCATCTTCACCATCGGCCACTCCACACGCACCACCGCCGAGTTCCTGGAGCTGCTGCGGGACAACGGCGTGCAGCTGCTGGTGGATGTGCGGCGCTTTCCCGGGTCCCGCCGCCATCCGCAGTTCGGGCGAGACGAGCTGGCGGCGGCGCTCGCGGAGGCGGGGATCGGCTACCGCCACGAGGAAGCGCTCGGCGGGCGGCGGACCACGGAGCGCGGCGCCGCCCCGTCGCCCAACACGGCCTGGCGGCACGCGGCCTTTCGCGCCTACGCCGACTACACCGCGACCCCGACTTTCCAGGCCGCGCTGCAGCGGCTGATGGACGACGCGCGGGAGCGCACGCCGGCCATCATGTGCGCCGAAGCGGTGCCCTGGCGCTGCCACCGCCGCCTGATCACCGACGCGCTGCTGGCCCGCGGCGTTCCCGTGGCCGACATCATCGGGCCCGGGCCCGCGGCAGAGGCGCGGCTGTCTCCCCACGCCGTGGTGCACGCGGACGGGCTCGTCACCTATCCCGCGACGCCGCAGCAGGACCTTTTCGGCTGA
- a CDS encoding YceI family protein, whose translation MRVRGMMAVVMVPALMLSAGVGGARAAEAPPVAALAAPVRWRIDTSHSELTFRIRHLVSRVSGQFNQWSGTLVADPASLAGGSVEVDIQTASIDTNNERRDTHLRSADFFDALNHPVITFRSTRVAVDGRELRVHGNLTIRGVTRPVVLEGEMTEVSGAVGKRRIGFEAQTTIDRMDYGVSWNRAAEAGGAVLGDEVRISIAISAVEQP comes from the coding sequence ATGCGGGTTCGTGGGATGATGGCCGTGGTGATGGTGCCGGCGCTGATGCTGTCGGCCGGGGTGGGCGGCGCGCGCGCGGCCGAGGCGCCGCCTGTCGCAGCACTGGCGGCACCGGTGAGATGGCGGATCGACACGTCGCACTCGGAGCTCACCTTCCGCATCCGGCACCTGGTCAGCCGCGTGAGCGGGCAGTTCAACCAGTGGAGCGGCACCCTCGTCGCCGACCCGGCCAGCCTGGCGGGCGGATCGGTGGAGGTCGACATCCAGACCGCCAGCATCGACACCAACAACGAGCGGCGCGACACGCACCTTCGCTCCGCCGACTTCTTCGACGCCCTCAACCATCCCGTGATCACCTTCCGCAGCACCCGCGTGGCGGTGGATGGACGTGAGCTGCGCGTGCACGGCAACCTCACCATCCGCGGCGTCACCCGGCCCGTGGTGCTGGAGGGCGAGATGACGGAAGTCAGCGGCGCGGTGGGCAAGCGGCGCATCGGCTTCGAGGCGCAGACCACCATCGACCGGATGGATTACGGCGTTTCCTGGAACCGCGCGGCCGAAGCCGGCGGCGCCGTGCTGGGGGACGAGGTGCGCATCAGCATCGCCATCTCCGCGGTGGAACAGCCGTAG